One Clarias gariepinus isolate MV-2021 ecotype Netherlands chromosome 5, CGAR_prim_01v2, whole genome shotgun sequence genomic region harbors:
- the als2a gene encoding alsin, with protein MKVTSVCEDAAGEETLMEGQKGSEEEEGLHNRGEPHKWQGYSCTVKPVSIFLPQPVLQAALGISHGVLLTKDGLVYSFGELPWKCDVKSQTVEPVLESSLNGHRVVRVSAGSFHCGAVTDKGIVHMWGENSHGQCGILGLDVVANPTPINIVDNETVPTEQVQIHDVACGAQHTLALSSKHEVWAWGFGCQLGLVTTVFPVWKAQKVEHLSGRYVVQIACGEFHSLALVHSVPRSESSQQSLEKCGHCKQPLYTMIDKDDHVIISDTHYCPLGVELSYSKQGKTSKQETPGSTPNMVTTENDPQSCVAMSTDFCLSESALDKSHSNGTAGEKDVDHNDPATEIFPNSSESPQECRPRTTSSLYPDEQALKDYLKRISEQSQSEQFEGKKGSRPPSRQISLKDSHNVEENNKPTFPLLSPQTMTDDIKSTFLDDIPLIKLQGSVTGCVDDDSSEDILIPSDPLNCNNCEEVFEENSLTDKNHCPHEPLEAKKSASLTDVRVEDMDGYSRRRSLPGLLSPVSPSVLLRCNLAKAGAINSTTVGISSKDSLLPSLNTEVWTWGRGHEGQLGHGDTLPRLQPLCIKSLSNKKVIKIVAGSSHSLALTAQCEAYSWGCNKLGQLGHMNSLSTVPQHVKMADGIRVWDIAAGQTHTVLLADGDCLQPILYYSGEQVQARVDSSPATYTQTPTLLPFFMNIGYVSSVFAGGPNCLALADRNVMGFIATLHEMASAERKFYCMLSMMKNQILHPLLGRDSMTICLGRTSMQLFQTMAGKYNRLCNLIGQHATALTNFLQHRKDVKTLAILKNAALFHNTYKKYISSVGNFLVMGGFQSLVKPSQECLGKKLELVQKLLDLKQKSVPPSDLLVNLFYMPLQHLHDYSSLLLKLATCFDVNSDEYQMIQDGCLQYEVLAQLLSKQRKEAESTYTFWKSFSGKSSESLRKPSRRLVCESSNKGLTLQNAGRFSVNWFILFNDALVHAQGTIPSKKFSIYLLATLWVEPISDDNTGLLGLKLTTPEENFTLLASSALEKAKWLKAINQAVEVGLKVGEDRQSFSLIGSQGAEPPISRTATYTFTKEGRLKDVTYTGRWLSGKPHGSGTLKWPDGRVYCGTFKNGLEDGFGDCVMPNMSFNKYDRYKGHWKEGKMHGFGTYRYATGEVYEGSFQENLRHGHGMLSSGRLASSSSSVFVGQWVHDKKSGYGIFDNITKGEKYMGMWVDDQRQGSGVVVTQFGLYYEGEFNHNKMMGTGLLLCDDDTSFEGDFSEDWTLNGKGVLSIPNGDSFDGIFVGEWGSELKVAGTFTKLCLYETEKTETKTFKVSHYAVPADQKWVAVFDECWSQLGCETPGVGENSRAWENIAVILTTSRRQQKDGPETLSRSQCKMLESLEVIPQHVGPVTAENYDIIRRYLIKACDTPLHPLGWLLETLVTVYRMTYVGVGSYRRLLKQAVEEIQSYLTRIFQIVRFLFPGLPEEGGFIPDSERRASDFLSSSSTSSDTSQQGWIVSSTSLVLPVLLPRLYPPLFTLYTHEREREEEVYWECVLRLNKQPDLSLLTFLGVPQKFWPASISVLGEIKNVLPSSMNACFATAVETLQQISMTFTPADKLQVIQLTFEDITQEVQTMLGQGFLWCMDDLFPVFLYVVVRARIRNLGSEVSLIEDLMDPALQHGELGLMFTTLKACYYQIQREKPTGM; from the exons ttctgAAGAAGAGGAGGGCTTACACAACAGGGGTGAGCCACACAAGTGGCAGGGTTACTCATGTACTGTTAAACCAGTGAGCATTTTCCTTCCACAGCCTGTTCTTCAGGCTGCACTGGGCATCAGCCATGGAGTTCTTCTGACAAAAG ATGGCCTTGTCTACAGCTTTGGCGAGCTTCCATGGAAGTGTGACGTAAAATCCCAGACAGTCGAACCTGTGCTGGAAAGCTCATTAAATGGCCACCGTGTGGTCCGTGTGTCTGCAGGTAGTTTTCACTGTGGTGCTGTAACAGATAAAGGAATAGTGCACATGTGGGGGGAGAACTCGCATGGTCAGTGTGGTATCTTAGGTCTTGATGTTGTCGCCAATCCTACCCCTATCAACATCGTGGATAATGAAACTGTTCCTACTGAACAGGTCCAGATCCATGATGTGGCCTGTGGGGCGCAGCACACGTTAGCTCTGTCATCTAAGCATGAGGTGTGGGCCTGGGGTTTTGGCTGCCAGTTGGGCCTGGTGACCACTGTGTTTCCGGTGTGGAAGGCGCAAAAAGTTGAGCATCTATCAGGGAGGTATGTGGTCCAGATTGCTTGCGGCGAGTTCCACAGCTTGGCTTTGGTTCACTCAGTACCTCGTTCAGAGTCTTCTCAACAATCCCTGGAAAAATGTGGTCACTGCAAGCAGCCCCTTTACACTATGATTGACAAGGATGACCATGTTATTATTTCTGACACCCATTACTGCCCGCTAGGGGTGGAACTATCATATTCAAAGCAAGGTAAAACATCAAAGCAGGAAACTCCAGGCTCGACACCAAACATGGTAACCACAGAAAATGACCCCCAGAGTTGTGTTGCTATGTCTACAGATTTCTGCCTCAGTGAGAGCGCTCTGGATAAATCTCACAGTAACGGAACAGCAGGTGAAAAGGACGTGGATCACAATGATCCAGCCACCGAGATTTTTCCTAACAGTTCAGAAAGTCCACAGGAGTGTCGTCCAAGAACGACGAGCTCTCTTTACCCTGATGAACAGGCTCTAAAAGACTATCTCAAGAGAATCTCTGAGCAGTCCCAGTCAGAGCAGTTTGAAGGGAAGAAAGGTTCACGCCCTCCAAGCCGTCAGATATCACTCAAGGATTCTCATAATGTGGAAGAAAATAACAAACCTACATTTCCTTTATTGTCACCACAAACCATGACTGATGATATTAAATCCACATTTTTAGATGATATTCCACTGATAAAGTTACAAGGCTCGGTCACAGGTTGTGTCGATGATGACTCGTCTGAAGACATCCTCATTCCTAGTGACCCTTTAAACTGTAATAACTGTGAGGAGGTCTTTGAGGAAAACTCCTTGACTGATAAAAACCACTGTCCACATGAGCCACTGGAGGCCAAGAAGAGTGCCAGCCTGACAGACGTTAGGGTTGAAGATATGGATGGCTATAGTCGGAGAAGATCGTTACCTGGCTTACTGTCACCAG TTTCTCCATCAGTATTGCTTAGGTGCAACCTTGCCAAAGCCGGGGCCATCAACTCAACAACTGTAGGCATCTCAAGCAAAGATAGTCTCCTTCCATCTCTAAATACAGAGGTGTGGACTTGGGGCAGAGGTCATGAAGGTCAATTAGGTCATGGAGACACCTTGCCCAG GTTACAGCCACTATGCATTAAGAGCTTAAGCAACAAGAAAGTTATCAAGATCGTTGCTGGATCTTCTCATTCTTTGGCCTTAACAGCTCAGTGTGAG GCATATTCTTGGGGTTGCAATAAATTAGGTCAGTTGGGTCACATGAACTCTCTTAGCACTGTACCACAGCATGTGAAG ATGGCTGATGGTATCCGCGTGTGGGACATTGCAGCAGGTCAGACACACACTGTGCTGCTGGCTGATGGAGACTGCTTGCAGCCCATATTGTATTATAGTGGTGAGCAAGTGCAAGCACGCGTGGACTCTTCTCCTGCAACCTATACACAGACACCAACTCTTCTCCCCTTCTTCATGAAT ATCGGCTATGTGAGCAGCGTTTTCGCAGGGGGACCGAACTGTTTGGCTCTGGCTGATCGGAATGTGATGGGTTTTATCGCCACGCTGCACGAGATGGCATCAGCAGAAAGAAAGTTCTACTGCATGCTGAGCATGATGAAGAACCAGATACTGCATCCCCTACTGGGCCGGG acAGCATGACCATTTGCTTGGGCAGGACCTCCATGCAGCTGTTTCAGACCATGGCAGGAAAATACAATCGTTTGTGCAATTTAATAGGACAGCACGCTACTGCTCTCACAAACTTCCTGCAGCACAGAAAAGATGTGAAAACTCTggccattttaaaaaatgcagctcTTTTCCACAACACCTATAAGAA GTACATTAGCTCTGTAGGAAACTTCCTTGTCATGGGAGGATTCCAATCACTGGTGAAACCCTCACA AGAATGCTTGGGGAAGAAGCTGGAACTGGTACAGAAACTGTTGGACCTCAAACAGAAAAGCGTCCCACCGAGTGACTTGCTAGTAAACTTGTTTTACATGCCGCTGCAGCACCTGCATGACTACAGCAGTCTTCTCCTGAAGCTGGCCACTTGTTTTGATGTG AACTCTGATGAATACCAAATGATTCAAGATGGCTGCTTGCAATATGAGGTCTTGGCCCAACTTCTAAGCAAACAGAGGAAAGAGGCAGAGAGCACGTACACATTCTGGAAGAGCTTTTCAGGAAAGAGCTCA GAGTCTCTACGGAAGCCTTCTCGGCGACTGGTATGTGAGAGTAGCAATAAGGGCTTGACCCTCCAGAATGCAGGGAGGTTCTCGGTCAACTGGTTCATCCTCTTCAATGATGCCCTTGTTCATGCACAG GGTACCATTCCATCTAAGAAGTTT TCGATCTATCTGCTGGCCACGCTCTGGGTGGAACCCATCTCAGACGACAATACTGGATT GTTGGGACTGAAGCTAACTACCCCTGAAGAAAACTTCACTTTGTTGGCATCTTCAGCTCTGGAGAAG GCAAAATGGTTAAAGGCCATTAACCAGGCTGTGGAAGTTGGGCTCAAAGTGGGTGAAGACAGACAGTCATTTAGTTTGATTGGCAGTCAGGGGGCAGAGCCTCCTATTTCCCGCACTGCCACTTATACATTTACTAAAGAGGGCAGACTAAAAGATGTCACATACACTGGACGCTGGCTTTCAGGCAAGCCGCATGGCAG TGGCACCCTGAAGTGGCCTGACGGCAGAGTTTACTGTGGGACATTTAAAAACGGCCTAGAAGATGG GTTTGGCGACTGTGTGATGCCTAACATGTCTTTCAACAAGTATGATCGTTACAAGGGCCACTGGAAAGAGGGCAAAATGCATGGGTTCGGGACATACCG GTATGCTACAGGCGAGGTATATGAAGGCTCATTTCAGGAGAACCTGCGCCATGGCCATGGCATGCTGAGCAGTGGCAGACTGGCATCGTCTTCTAGCAGTGTGTTTGTTGGCCAGTGGGTCCATGACAAGAAATCTGGATATGGAATATTCGACAACATCACAAA AGGAGAAAAATACATGGGGATGTGGGTGGATGACCAAAGGCAGGGCTCTGGGGTTGTGGTCACCCAGTTTGGGTTATATTATGAAGGGGAATTTAACCATAACAAAATGATG GGGACTGGGCTTCTGCTGTGTGATGATGACACTTCATTTGAGGGAGATTTCTCAGAAGACTGGACATTGAATGGAAAG GGTGTCTTGTCCATACCTAACGGAGACTCTTTCGATGGTATCTTTGTGGGCGAGTGGGGCTCTGAACTGAAAGTGGCTGGCACCTTTACAAAGCTGTGCCTATATGAGACGGAGAAGACGGAAACTAAAACCTT TAAGGTCAGTCATTATGCAGTACCTGCTGATCAGAAATGGGTGGCTGTGTTTGACGAATGCTGGAGCCAGCTGGGTTGTGAAACCCCAGGAGTGGGAGAAAACAGCAGAGCCTGGGAGAACATCGCAGTCATACTGACAACTAGCCGCAGACAGCAGAAGGATGG TCCAGAGACTCTGAGTCGCTCCCAGTGTAAGATGCTGGAAAGCCTGGAGGTAATCCCTCAACATGTCGGTCCTGTTACTGCCGAAAACTATGACATCATTCGCCGCTACCTAATCAAG GCATGTGATACTCCTCTTCATCCCCTGGGCTGGCTGCTGGAGACACTGGTCACCGTGTACCGGATGACATATGTGGGCGTGGGCTCTTACAGGAGGCTTTTAAAGCAGGCTGTGGAGGAGATCCAGTCCTACCTCACACGCATCTTTCAGATAGTCAG GTTTTTGTTTCCTGGTCTTCCAGAAGAGGGTGGCTTTATTCCTGATTCAGAGAGGAGAGCCAGTGACTTTttgagcagcagcagcacaagTTCAGACACCTCCCAGCAAGG CTGGATTGTGAGTAGCACTTCTTTGGTGCTTCCTGTGTTGTTGCCTCGTCTCTATCCTCCTCTCTTCACTCTGTAcacacatgagagagagagggaggaggaggTGTACTGGGAGTGTGTGTTACGCCTCAACAAACAGCCTGACTTGTCTCTGCTCACCTTTCTGGGAGTGCCTCA aaaattcTGGCCAGCCTCTATTTCTGTTTTAGGAGAGATAAAGAAT GTGCTGCCTAGCAGTATGAATGCTTGCTTTGCTACTGCTGTGGAGACTCTGCAACAGATcag CATGACTTTCACTCCTGCAGATAAACTTCAGGTCATTCAGCTGACCTTTGAGGACATCACACAGGAAGTGCAAACCATGTTGGGCCAGGGCTTCCTGTGGTGCATGGATGATCTCTTCCCAGTCTTCCTCTACGTAGTTGTCCGTGCACG AATCAGAAACCTTGGATCTGAAGTGAGCCTCATAGAGGACTTGATGGATCCTGCTCTTCAGCATGGAGAACTTGGCCTAATGTTCACCACTCTCAAA GCTTGCTACTACCAGATTCAGAGAGAGAAACCTACTGGCATGTAG
- the tmem237a gene encoding transmembrane protein 237A — protein MQKKLTKHEEESSTLEDTHTLICVSVILSLADAGLFGLSRIIRLTLFLRTIQRHECNESGLSTMKRKQARDVSHMPSQERSGGMSIPRAKKKKAKKEINGLKEPDEETESAVEIEKVPSCKASESNNTRSAEPQKKKKRRKMENTFDMESEPQDLVNGDTQTSPTDREEVTRKSKRKRKSKITENQHNNNEEVEDHNIVTDAHTPISHRSQFSAPLCHSHSFGKVFVERHCRFQATDQLALGNEQVEEFMEVKSMWNTRDVALRVHSGFRIIGLFCHGFLAGYAIWNIIVIYVLAEEQLKTLSNLLQQYHSLAYPTQCLLYFLLAISSVSAFDRVNLAKASMALRGFFTLDPGALASFLYTTALILSLSQQMTSDRINQYPTANDSLWPLGSEHQILQPWIVVNLVVALLVGLAWFFISMRPDMDYTEEFLISMEIDDHLQYNEKSEIPF, from the exons atGCAgaagaaactcaccaagcatgaggaggaatcctcgaccctggag gacacacacacattgatctGTGTCTCGGTAATTCTCTCACTGGCAGATGCAGGTCTGTTTGGATTAAGCAGGATTATAAGGCTAACCTTATTTCTTCGCACTATCCAGCGCCATGAGTGTAATGAGTCCGGCCTAAGCACAATGAAGAGAAAACAGGCA cGTGATGTGTCTCACATGCCAAG TCAGGAACGTTCAGGGG GCATGTCAATTCCCAGAGCCAAGAAGAAAAAGGCTAAAAAGGAAATCAATGGATTGAAAGAGCCAGATG AGGAGACAGAGTCTGCTGTTGAAATAGAAAAGGTACCGAGCTGTAAAGCATCTGAAAGCAATAATACTCGTTCTGCTGAGccacagaagaagaagaagaggcgAAAGATGGAAAATACCTttg ATATGGAAAGTGAGCCGCAAGACCTTGTGAATGGAGACACACAAACATCACCCACAGATAGAGAGGAGGTTACTAGGAAGTCTAAACGAAAGAG GAAGTCTAAGATAACAGAGAATCAGCATAATAACAATGAGGAAGTGGAAGACCACAATATTGTCACTGATGCACATACTCCTATCTCTCATCGTTCTCAGTTTTCTGCCCCTCTGTGTCACAGCCACTCTTTCGGCAAAGTGTTTGTGGAAAGACACT GTCGGTTTCAGGCAACAGATCAGCTGGCCTTGGGTAATGAGCAGGTGGAAGAATTCATGGAGGTCAAATCCATGTGGAACACACGAGATGTTGCCTTAAGGGTTCACAGTGGCTTCAG GATCATTGGACTCTTCTGTCATGGGTTTCTCGCAGGCTATGCTATTTGGAATATTATTGTCATTTATGTGCTGGCTGAAGAACAACTGAAAACACTGTCAAACCTGTTACAGCAATACCACAGTTTAGCATATCCTACCCAGTGTCTACTGTACTTTTTGCTGGCCATTAGCTCTGTGTCTGCCTTTGACAG GGTGAATCTGGCCAAGGCCTCTATGGCCCTTAGAGGGTTTTTCACACTTGACCCAGGAGCCCTAGCATCATTCT tgtACACTACAGCTCTTATACTGTCCCTGAGTCAGCAGATGACTAGTGACCGAATCAACCAGTACCCAACAGCCAATGACTCACTATG GCCTCTAGGCTCTGAACACCAAATTCTGCAACCCTGGATTGTGGTGAATCTGGTTGTAGCTTTACTGGTTGGACTGGCCTGGTTTTTCATCTCCATGAGACCTGACATGGACTACACAGAAG AGTTCTTAATATCAATGGAGATTGATGACCATCTACAATACAATGAGAAATCAGAAATCCCCTTTTGA